The stretch of DNA ACGCAGAGCGCGATCACCGCCGTCCCGGCGCCGATCGGCACCGCCCGGCCCAGACGGGTGCCAAGGGCGGCCGCCGCGAGCACACCGAGCAGTCCGCCGCCGAGCGCGGCCGCGAAGACCAGCCCGAGCGTGGACTCGCTCAACCCCACGCGGTGCAGCCCGATCTGACTGCTCACTCCCCAGAGGGCGTTCTGTGCCATGGACCAGGCGGCCATGCCGAGGGCGAGGGCCGTGCCGGCGGCACGGCGGGGCAGGTGGGACGGGCACGGGAGAGACGGACACGGGAGAGACGGACACGGGAGAGACGGACGGAGGTCGGCGGGCTGGTCGGGGTCGCGCGTCCCACGGGAAGGGCTCGGGTGAGGAGGGGTGCCCGGGAGGCGGCCGAGGGTGGGGAGGGTGGCCGCGCCGTAGGTGGCGAGGGCCGCGAAGGGCAGGGCGTGGCCGCCCGGGAGGTGGGGCAGGGCGAGGAAGAGGCCGGCGGCGGTGGCCGAGGCGGCGAGCAGGCCGTGGGCGGAGAGGCGGTGCGGTTGGTCGGCCGCGGCGATGCCGACGCCCGCGACGGCGGCCACCGTGCCGGTGCCCAGGCCGCCGAGCAGGCAGCCGAGGATCAGGGGCGGCAGGCTCGGGGCGACGGCGGCCAGGGCGAAGCCGAGGATCAGCAGGGTCAGGCCGGCGCGGGCCAGGCGGCGGGCGCCGATGGTACGGACCCGCGTGGCGAGCAGCAGTCCGGCGCCGGCCGAGGCGAGCAGGAGGCCGCTGCCCACCGCGCCCGCCTGAGTGGCCGTCACCCCGAGGTCGGTGACCACCCGCGCGACGACCACCGGGAGCAGGTACGCCGGGAGGTAGCCGACGGAGAACAGTGCCACCAGCGCCAGTGGGAAGGCCGGGCGGGCGGTGGCGACCGGTCGGGCCCGGTGCACGCCCGTCCGCCGGACGCGCCGCCGCAACGACCCGGTCGGCCTGCCAGCCCTGCCCCGGTGGGAGCTGTCCGGACGGGACACGTCGACGCTCAGCGAGACGGACCGGGGCGCTGCGGAACGGGATGCGCCCGACCGCGACGAGGCGGAGCGCGCTGCGGTGGAGCGGGGAAACCTCGGGCGGGCCGTCCGGGAGTGGAGTGGGGCGGCCGGGGTGGGGAGTTGGTGCGCTGGTGGGCGCCCCGTCTCGCGGGAGCGCGAGGACATGGGGGTGGCCTCTCGACCGGGGGCGGTGCGGGGGATGCGCCCGGTGGAGGCCGGGTGTGCACGCACTGTCTACCAGCCCGCCCGGGCCCCTGGTGAGGGGTTCCGGGCGGGTCTGCGCAGTTGGGGCCCAGCCGATATCGCTCCGTGATCGAACGGCCCTGGTCAGGCCTGGTGGTGAGCCCCGTGGGCATCGCCTACGAAGGCGGCCCAGAGCTTGGCGTACGCGCCGCCGCGCGCCAGCAGTTCCTCGTGCGCGCCGTCCTCCACCACCCGGCCGTGGTCCAGTACGACGATCCGGTCGGCGCGCTGAGCGGTGGTCAGGCGGTGGGCGATCACCAGGGTGGTCCGGCCGCCGCTGAGCTGGTCGGCGGCGTGGTTGACGGCGGCCTCGGTCGCCAGGTCGAGGGCGGCCGTGGCCTCGTCCAGGAGCAGCACGTCCGGGTCGACCAGCTGGGCCCGGGCCAGGGCGATCAGCTGGCGCTGGCCGGCCGAGAGGTTGCGGCCGCGGCCGGTGACCTCGTGGTCGTAGCCGTCGGTCAGGCCGGTGATCATCTCGTGCGCGCCGACCGCCTTGGCCGCCGCCTCCACCTCGGCTGCGGTGGCCGTCGGCCGCCCGTACGCGATGGCCTCGCGGACCGTCCCGGCGAAGAGGTACGCCTCCTGCGGCACGACGCCGAGCCGGTGCCGGTACCCGGCGAGGTCGTACCGGGTGACGTCGGTGCCGTCGACCCGGACGGTGCCGCCGGTCGCGTCGTAGAACCGGGCGACCAGCTTGACCAGCGTGGACTTGCCCGCGCCGGTCTCGCCGACCAGGGCGACCGTCTGCCCGGCCGGCACGTGCAGGTCGATGCCGGAGAGCACCTCCGGGCTGCCCTCGGCCCCGCCGTTGTAGGCGAAGCTGACGTTCTCGAAGCGCACCTCGCCGCGCAGCTTCTCGACCGCGACCGGCTCCGCCGCGTCCGGGGTGCTGGAGGGGGTGCGCATCAGGTCCCGGATCCGGCCGAGGCCCACCGAGGCCTGCTGGTAGCCGTCGAAGATCTGCGAGAGCTGGTTGACCGGGGCGAAGAACAGGTCGATGTAGAGCAGGTACGCCACCAGGGCGCCGATGGTGAGGGTGCCGGAGTCGACCCGCGAGGCGCCGACGATCAGCACCAGCGCGGCGGCCACGCTGGAGAGGAACTGCACGAACGGGAAGTACAGCGAGATGTACAGCTGCGCCCGGACCCGCGCGTTGCGGTACTCGAGGCCGGAGGCGAGGAAGCGCTCGGTGTTGGTCTCCTGGCGGCGGAAGGCCTGGACGATCCGCATGCCCGCGACGTTCTCCTGGAGGCTCGCGTTGACGGTGCTGATCAGGTCGCGGGAGATCTGGTACTGCTGGGTCGACTTGCGGCGGAACACCAGGGTGGCGATCACCAGCGGCGGCAGCACCGCGAAGACCACCAGGGCCAGCTCCGGGTCGATCACCAGCAGCGCGACGAAGATGCCGAAGAAGGTCAGCAGGCTGACCACGGCGGTGACCACGCCGGTCTGCAGGAACGAGGAGATGGAGTCCACGTCGGTGGTCATCCGGGTCATGATCCGGCCGGAGAGCTCGCGCTCGTAGTAGTCGAGGCCGAGCCGGTTGAGGTGGGCGAAGATCTTGAGGCGGAGGGTGTAGAGCACCCGTTCACCCGTCCGACCACTCACCCGGGTCTCGGCGCTCTGCACCAGCCAGTCGAGCAGCACCACGACGAGGGCGGCCAGCGCCGCCACGGTCACCCCCGACATCGCGGCCTTGCTGACGCCGTCGTCGATGCCGTGCCGGATCAGCACCGGGATCGCCAGGCCGGCGGCGGCGTCCAGCGCGAGCAGCACCAGGGCGAGGCCCAGCTGGGCCCGGAAGGGGGCGAGCAGGCGGAGCAGGCTGAAGTCGCGGTCGGCGGCCTCCGCCTCGGCGACCGGGATGTCGGGCGTGTCGGTGGCGGGCGGAAGTGCCGCGACCTTGGCCAGCAGGTCGGTGTCGGCGCCGCCGGTGGCGGCCTTCTTGGCCTTCGCGGCCTCGGCCGACCTCGTCGCCGTCGCCGCCTTGGTCCCCTTCGTGACCGGCTCGACCGGTGCGGCACCGGCGGTGCCCGGGGCGGTCAGGCCGCCGTCGGGGTCGGTGATCAGCGCGCGGTACTGGGGACATCGGGCTTCGAGTTCGGCGTGGGTGCCGAGGTCGATCAGGCGGCCGTGCTCCAGCACGGCGATCCGGTCGGCGAGCTGGAGGGTGGACTGCCGGTGGGCGATCAGCAGGGTGGTGCGGCCGGCCATCACGGCGCGCAACGCCTCGTGGATCTCGGCCTCCACCTGCGGGTCGACCGCCGAGGTGGCGTCGTCGAGCAGCAGCAGGCCGGGGTCGCTGAGGATCGCCCGAGCCAGGGCTATTCGCTGCCGCTGGCCGCCGGAGAGGGTGAGCCCCTGCTCACCGACCTTGGTGGCATAGCCATCCGGGAGCTCCCGGATGAAGCCGTCGGCCTGGGCGGCGCGGGCCGCGGCCAGGATCTGCTCCTCGGTGGCGTCGGCCCGGCCGTAGGCGATATTGGCGCTGACCGAGTCGGAGAAGAGGAAGCTGTCCTCGGGCACGATGCCGATCGCGGCGCGCACCGAGTCGAGGGTGAGCTCGCGCAGGTCGTGGCCGTGCAGCCGGACGGCGCCGGCGGTCGGGTCGTAGAACCGCGAGACCAGCTGGGCGACGGTGGACTTGCCGGAGCCGGAGCCGCCGACCAGGGCGACCGTCTCCCCCGGTTCGAGGCGCAGCGTGAACTGCTGGAGCACCAGCGGCCCGTCGGCCGCCCGCTCCGCGCCGTACCGGAAGTCCACGTGGTCGAACTCCAGCGCGGCGGAACCCGCCGGGGCGGCGGTGGCGAGGTCGACGGCGCCGGGGCGCTCCTGGACGTACGGGCGCTCGTCCACCAGCTGGAGCACCCGCTCGACACCGGCCCGGGCCTGCTGGCCGACGGTGATCACCATGGTGAGCATCCGGACCGGGCCGACCATCTGGGCGACGTAGGTGGAGAAGGCGACGAAGGTGCCGAGCGATACCTGCCCGCGCACGGCCAGCCAGCCGCCGAGGGCCAGCACCGCGACCTGGCCGAGCGGCGGGATGGCCTGCATGGCCGGGGTGTAGCGGCTGTTGAGGCGGATCGAGCGGAGCCGGGAGCCGTAGAGCCCGCGCGAGGCGCGCTCCAGCTTGGCCCGCTCCTGAGCCTCCTGGCCGAAGCCCTTGACCACCCGGACGCCGCCGACGGCCTCGTCGACCACGCCGGCCACCACGGCGGCCTCCTGCTGGGCCGCCCAGGTGGCCGGGAAGAGCTTCTTGCGGCTCAGCGTGACGAACCACCAGAGCGCCGGGCCCATCACCACGGCGACCAGGGTCAGCGTCGGGGAGAGCCAGAGCATGACCAGCACGGACATGCCGAACATCAGGAAGTTGCCGGTCATCATCGGCAGCATCGAGAGCAGTCCGTTGACCAGCTGGAGGTCGGAGGTGGCCCGGCCGACCACCTGGCCGGTGTCCAGCGAGTCCTGCCGGGCGCCGTCCAGCCGGGTGAGCGAGCGGAAGAGGTCGGCCCGCATGTCGTGCTGCACGTCGAGGGCCAGCTGTCCGCCGTAGTAACGGCGGACCTGGGTACAGAGGAAGACCACGGCGGCCGCGAGCAGCAGGGCGACGGCCCACGGGGTGAGCGGGCGGGTGTGGCTGGTGATGACGTCGTCGATGATCACCTTGGTGATCAGCGGGACGACGGAGGTCACGGCCATGCCGATCAGCGAGGCGCCGAAGGAGAGCAGCACGTTGCGCCGGTAGCGCCAGCAGTAGCCGAACAGGCGGCGGAGCCACCCGGCGGCCTCGGGCGGGGCGGTGGGCGTCGGACGGTCGGACGGCGGGGTGGTCAGCGGCGTGGCCGGCCGGAGCTCCGAGGCGCGGTCGGAGACGTTGCCGGGGGCGCCGGTGCCTTGGGCAAGTTCGGCCGTAGATCCTTGAGTCTCAGGCATATTTAGGGATACTAACCATTCCGTCAGGGCCAGTCCACGGGCCCGGAAACGGACCGGCCGCCCGGGCCGCCGGAGCGGACCGGGACGCGGCGGGTCGGTCCGGAGCGGGCCGTGGACACGCGAACGACAGTGGACACGTAGACAAGCGAACAGCGCGGCGAGGTGCGAACTTCCCCGGCGGGGCCACTCCGCGACTACTCCGTCAGCCTCCCGCGCAGCGAGACCCGGGCGCACCGGGCCACCGGACCGGCCGACTCGGCACTTGGTCCTAGGCCCGGACTCTCCGACCGGCCGGTCGGACCGGCGACGCGGGAGCCGGAGGCGGCACGCCGACACGACGGATCTGCGCGGCGCGGGTGGCGCGGGTGGCGTGGCTGTCGTCGCTGTCGTGGCGCTGGCGGCCCGCTTGGCGCGCCGCGGGTGGCCCGGCTTGGCGCGGCGCGGGCGACGGGTTCATGCGGCGCGGGTGGCCCGGTCGGCCGATTCGGCGGCGGCCGCGAAGGCGCCCTGGGCGAGGTCGTGCAGGAGGGCTGCCATCGCCTCGCGGCGAAGGCCGCCGCGGTCGCCGTCGGTGGAGGTGGGGGCGGCGCTGTGCGGGGTCGAGTTGAGCAGGCCGAAGACGGCGTGGACGGCGGCGCGGGCGGTGGCGGCGGCCTCGGGGGTGGCCAGCGGCGGGAAGGCCTCGCGGACCACCTCGACCCAGAGCTCCACGTAGCCGCGCTGGAGGCGGCGGACCCGGCGGCGGTCCTCCTCCTTCAGGTGCAGCAGCTCGCGGTCGTGCAAGATGATCAGGTCGCGGTCGTTCAGCGCGAAGTCGACGTGGCCGCCGATCAGGGCGTCCAGCGCGCCGGTGGCGCTCCCGGCCTCACCCACTCGGCGGCGCCCCTCCTCCAGCAGACGCTCGCTGATGCCGACGAGGAGATCGGCGAGCATCGCGTCCTTGCCGGAGAAGTGCCGGTAGAGGCCGGGGCCGCTGATGCCCACGGCCTTGCCGATCTCGTCCACCCCCACACCGAGGAAGCCGCGCGCGGCGAACAGCCGGGCGGCCTCTCGGCGGATCTGGTCGCGGCGAGGGAGCGCGGACGCGGAGGCAGGCTGACCGTTCGACATGACATCCATCGTAGACACCTGGGTTATCGACCGTTAACCTGGTAGCACGAGTTAACGCTCACTAACTTGGTCGGCGGACCACCCGTCCGTCGGCTCAGCTGGCTCCGAGGGCAAGGGAGCTCTTGGGATGGTCCCCACCTTTTCCGGCACGGTCGTGAACCCGGCCGCCGGCCCGCAGCCGGCCTTCGGCGCCGCCCCCGGCGGGTACGACGCCGCGGCCGCACCGGCGCCCCGGTTGGAGAGCTCGGCCGACCCCGGCTCGGCGGCGTACGCGGCGAACACCGCCGCCCACAGGGCCCTGGTCGCCGAACTCCGGCAGAAGCTCGCGACGGCCGCCGAGGGCGGCGGTGCCAAGGCCCGGGCCCGGCACACCTCGCGGGGCAAGCTTTTGCCGCGCGAGCGGGTGGACACCCTGCTCGACCCGGGCTCCCCGTTCCTGGAGCTGGCCCCGCTGGCGGCCGACGGCCTCTACGACGGTGCCGCCCCGGCGGCCGGCGTGATCGCCGGGATCGGCCGGGTGGCCGGGCGCGAGGTGGTGGTGGTCGCCAACGACGCCACCGTCAAGGGCGGCACCTACTACCCGATGACGGTCAAGAAGCACCTCCGCGCCCAGGAAGTGGCGCTGGAGAACCGCCTCCCCTGCCTCTACCTGGTGGACTCCGGCGGCGCCTTCCTGCCCATGCAGGACGAGGTCTTCCCCGACCGCGACCACTTCGGGCGGATCTTCTACAACCAGGCCCGGCTCTCCGCCGCCGGCATCCCGCAATTGGCAGCCGTGCTCGGCTCCTGCACGGCGGGCGGCGCGTACGTGCCCGCGATGAGCGACCAGGCCGTGATCGTCCGCAACCAGGGCACCATCTTCCTGGGC from Kitasatospora sp. MMS16-BH015 encodes:
- a CDS encoding MFS transporter translates to MALFSVGYLPAYLLPVVVARVVTDLGVTATQAGAVGSGLLLASAGAGLLLATRVRTIGARRLARAGLTLLILGFALAAVAPSLPPLILGCLLGGLGTGTVAAVAGVGIAAADQPHRLSAHGLLAASATAAGLFLALPHLPGGHALPFAALATYGAATLPTLGRLPGTPPHPSPSRGTRDPDQPADLRPSLPCPSLPCPSLPCPSHLPRRAAGTALALGMAAWSMAQNALWGVSSQIGLHRVGLSESTLGLVFAAALGGGLLGVLAAAALGTRLGRAVPIGAGTAVIALCVATAGSAQMPVPFATGEVLWNSVYPLVLTHLLGLAAALDRAGRWAVLVGAASSLGVACGPVAGAALAGTAGFPATGLALDGLLAAVAVPLTAVARRSAEPSAEPEHRLSAPHPFIPRQTGQANPPEPVPEPAPEPTSVAAAGLPVRALGRLHTHRSAVTP
- a CDS encoding ABC transporter ATP-binding protein; translated protein: MPETQGSTAELAQGTGAPGNVSDRASELRPATPLTTPPSDRPTPTAPPEAAGWLRRLFGYCWRYRRNVLLSFGASLIGMAVTSVVPLITKVIIDDVITSHTRPLTPWAVALLLAAAVVFLCTQVRRYYGGQLALDVQHDMRADLFRSLTRLDGARQDSLDTGQVVGRATSDLQLVNGLLSMLPMMTGNFLMFGMSVLVMLWLSPTLTLVAVVMGPALWWFVTLSRKKLFPATWAAQQEAAVVAGVVDEAVGGVRVVKGFGQEAQERAKLERASRGLYGSRLRSIRLNSRYTPAMQAIPPLGQVAVLALGGWLAVRGQVSLGTFVAFSTYVAQMVGPVRMLTMVITVGQQARAGVERVLQLVDERPYVQERPGAVDLATAAPAGSAALEFDHVDFRYGAERAADGPLVLQQFTLRLEPGETVALVGGSGSGKSTVAQLVSRFYDPTAGAVRLHGHDLRELTLDSVRAAIGIVPEDSFLFSDSVSANIAYGRADATEEQILAAARAAQADGFIRELPDGYATKVGEQGLTLSGGQRQRIALARAILSDPGLLLLDDATSAVDPQVEAEIHEALRAVMAGRTTLLIAHRQSTLQLADRIAVLEHGRLIDLGTHAELEARCPQYRALITDPDGGLTAPGTAGAAPVEPVTKGTKAATATRSAEAAKAKKAATGGADTDLLAKVAALPPATDTPDIPVAEAEAADRDFSLLRLLAPFRAQLGLALVLLALDAAAGLAIPVLIRHGIDDGVSKAAMSGVTVAALAALVVVLLDWLVQSAETRVSGRTGERVLYTLRLKIFAHLNRLGLDYYERELSGRIMTRMTTDVDSISSFLQTGVVTAVVSLLTFFGIFVALLVIDPELALVVFAVLPPLVIATLVFRRKSTQQYQISRDLISTVNASLQENVAGMRIVQAFRRQETNTERFLASGLEYRNARVRAQLYISLYFPFVQFLSSVAAALVLIVGASRVDSGTLTIGALVAYLLYIDLFFAPVNQLSQIFDGYQQASVGLGRIRDLMRTPSSTPDAAEPVAVEKLRGEVRFENVSFAYNGGAEGSPEVLSGIDLHVPAGQTVALVGETGAGKSTLVKLVARFYDATGGTVRVDGTDVTRYDLAGYRHRLGVVPQEAYLFAGTVREAIAYGRPTATAAEVEAAAKAVGAHEMITGLTDGYDHEVTGRGRNLSAGQRQLIALARAQLVDPDVLLLDEATAALDLATEAAVNHAADQLSGGRTTLVIAHRLTTAQRADRIVVLDHGRVVEDGAHEELLARGGAYAKLWAAFVGDAHGAHHQA
- a CDS encoding TetR/AcrR family transcriptional regulator, which encodes MSNGQPASASALPRRDQIRREAARLFAARGFLGVGVDEIGKAVGISGPGLYRHFSGKDAMLADLLVGISERLLEEGRRRVGEAGSATGALDALIGGHVDFALNDRDLIILHDRELLHLKEEDRRRVRRLQRGYVELWVEVVREAFPPLATPEAAATARAAVHAVFGLLNSTPHSAAPTSTDGDRGGLRREAMAALLHDLAQGAFAAAAESADRATRAA